The following proteins are co-located in the Frigidibacter mobilis genome:
- a CDS encoding pyruvate dehydrogenase complex E1 component subunit beta, translated as MATEILMPALSPTMEEGTLAKWLVKEGDTVTSGMILAEIETDKATMEFEAVDEGTIGKLLVAEGTSGVKVNTAIALLLAEGEDASAEAPKAPAPQETAQKADAPQPEGKVTSAVETPPHPAKAADTTPDWPEGTKMKTMTVREALREAMAEEMERDESVFLMGEEVGEYQGAYKISQGLLDQFGAKRVIDTPITEHGFAGIAVGAAFGGLRPIVEFMTFNFAMQAIDHIINSAAKTLYMSGGQMGAPMVFRGPNGAAARVGAQHSQDYAAWYAMVPGLKVVMPYSAADAKGLMKTAIRDPNPVIFLENEILYGRSFEVPVLEDFTIPFGKAKIWREGTDVTIVSFGIGMAHSLEAADKLAAEGISAEVIDLRTLRPLDYDTVLTSVMKTNRCVTVEEGWPVGSIGNHLSATIMERAFDYLDAPVINCTGKDVPMPYAANLEKLAILTSDEVVAAVKKVTYR; from the coding sequence ATGGCAACCGAAATCCTGATGCCCGCGCTGTCGCCCACGATGGAAGAAGGCACGCTGGCGAAATGGCTGGTCAAGGAGGGCGACACCGTCACCTCCGGCATGATCCTGGCCGAGATCGAAACCGACAAGGCCACGATGGAGTTCGAGGCCGTCGACGAGGGCACCATCGGCAAGCTGCTGGTCGCCGAAGGCACCAGCGGCGTGAAGGTGAACACCGCCATCGCGCTGCTGCTGGCAGAGGGCGAGGATGCCTCGGCCGAGGCGCCCAAGGCTCCTGCCCCGCAGGAAACCGCCCAGAAGGCCGACGCGCCGCAGCCCGAGGGCAAGGTGACCTCGGCGGTGGAAACCCCGCCCCACCCGGCCAAGGCAGCGGATACCACGCCCGACTGGCCCGAAGGCACCAAGATGAAGACCATGACCGTGCGGGAAGCCCTGCGCGAGGCGATGGCCGAAGAGATGGAGCGCGACGAGAGCGTGTTCCTGATGGGCGAGGAAGTCGGCGAGTATCAGGGCGCCTACAAGATCAGCCAGGGCCTGCTGGACCAGTTCGGCGCCAAGCGGGTGATCGACACCCCGATCACCGAGCATGGCTTTGCCGGCATCGCGGTCGGCGCGGCCTTTGGCGGGCTCCGCCCCATTGTCGAGTTCATGACCTTCAACTTCGCCATGCAGGCGATCGACCACATCATCAACTCGGCGGCGAAAACGCTGTACATGTCGGGCGGCCAGATGGGCGCGCCGATGGTGTTCCGCGGCCCGAACGGTGCCGCCGCCCGCGTCGGCGCGCAGCACAGCCAGGACTATGCCGCATGGTATGCGATGGTGCCGGGGCTGAAGGTGGTGATGCCCTACTCCGCCGCCGACGCCAAGGGCCTGATGAAGACCGCGATCCGCGATCCGAACCCGGTGATCTTCCTGGAAAATGAAATCCTCTATGGCCGCAGCTTCGAGGTGCCGGTGCTGGAAGATTTCACCATCCCGTTCGGGAAGGCGAAAATCTGGCGCGAGGGCACCGACGTGACCATCGTCAGCTTCGGCATCGGCATGGCGCATTCGCTGGAGGCTGCCGACAAGCTGGCCGCCGAGGGGATCAGCGCCGAGGTCATCGACCTGCGCACCCTGCGCCCGCTGGACTATGACACCGTGCTGACCTCGGTCATGAAGACCAACCGCTGCGTGACGGTGGAAGAGGGCTGGCCCGTCGGGTCCATCGGCAACCACCTGTCGGCCACGATCATGGAGCGGGCGTTCGACTATCTGGACGCGCCGGTCATCAACTGCACCGGCAAGGACGTGCCGATGCCCTATGCCGCGAACCTGGAAAAGCTGGCGATCCTCACCTCGGACGAGGTGGTGGCCGCTGTGAAAAAAGTGACCTACCGCTGA